A window of the Oryza brachyantha chromosome 5, ObraRS2, whole genome shotgun sequence genome harbors these coding sequences:
- the LOC102699786 gene encoding CBL-interacting protein kinase 18 produces MELEKNGNILLQRYEIGKLLGQGTFAKVYHSRNIVTSQSVAIKVIDKDKIFKVGLMDQIKREISVMKLVRHPNIVQLYEVMATKSRIYFVLEYVKGGELFNKVAKGRLKEDAARKYFQQLVSAVDFCHSRGVYHRDLKPENLLVDENGNLKISDFGLSALAESRRQDGLLHTTCGTPAYVAPEVISRKGYDGVKVDTWSCGVILFVLMAGYLPFQDSNLMEMYRKIGKAEFKCPAWFPSDVRKLVSRILDPNPRSRMPITKIMETYWFKKGLDSKLIRKNMETQASVTALADVNVIFSSMGSSSSKKTEEKQDAGKLTNLNAFDIISLSEGFDLSGLFEETDKKKEARFTSSQSASAIISKLEDAATCSKLTVKKKEGGVLKMEGANEGRKGVLAIDAEIFEVTPSFHLVEIKKNNGDTLEYQNLWKQDMKPALQDIVWAWQGERQDQQPEDHGHP; encoded by the coding sequence ATGGAACTTGAGAAGAATGGAAACATTTTACTGCAAAGGTATGAGATTGGAAAATTATTGGGGCAAGGAACTTTTGCCAAGGTTTATCATTCTAGGAACATTGTAACTTCTCAAAGTGTGGCTATAAAGGTGATTGACAAGGACAAAATTTTCAAGGTTGGCCTAATGGATCAGATTAAGCGAGAGATATCAGTGATGAAATTAGTGAGGCACCCCAACATTGTACAGCTGTATGAGGTCATGGCTACCAAATCCAGGATATACTTTGTGCTAGAATATGTCAAGGGTGGTGAATTGTTTAATAAGGTAGCTAAAGGTAGGCTAAAAGAAGATGCTGCAAGGAAGTACTTCCAGCAGTTGGTAAGTGCTGTTGATTTCTGTCACAGTAGAGGTGTTTATCATCGTGATCTGAAGCCAGAAAACCTACTTGTTGATGAAAATGGAAATCTGAAAATTTCCGATTTTGGACTGAGTGCTCTTGCTGAATCAAGACGACAAGATGGCCTTCTACACACAACTTGTGGAACTCCAGCATATGTGGCACCTGAGGTGATCAGCCGAAAAGGGTATGACGGTGTCAAGGTTGACACATGGTCTTGTGGTGTGatcctttttgttttgatgGCTGGTTATCTTCCTTTCCaagattcaaatttgatgGAGATGTACAGAAAGATTGGGAAAGCAGAGTTCAAATGCCCAGCTTGGTTTCCATCTGATGTACGAAAGCTAGTGTCAAGAATTCTTGATCCAAACCCAAGGAGTAGAATGccaattacaaaaataatggAAACTTACTGGTTTAAAAAAGGACTTGACAGCAAGCTAATCCGTAAGAATATGGAGACACAGGCGTCAGTTACAGCACTTGCTGATGTTAATGTTATTTTCTCCTCCATGggtagcagtagcagcaaaAAGACTGAGGAGAAACAGGATGCTGGAAAGCTGACCAACCTTAACGCTTTTGATATTATTTCTCTTTCAGAAGGCTTTGATCTTTCTGGCTTGTTTGAGGAGacagataaaaagaaagaggcaAGGTTTACATCAAGTCAATCAGCTTCAGCTATTATCTCAAAACTAGAGGATGCCGCCACATGTTCGAAGTTGACagttaaaaagaaagaaggcgGTGTGCTGAAAATGGAAGGTGCAAATGAAGGAAGGAAAGGTGTATTGGCAATAGATGCAGAGATCTTTGAGGTTACTCCTTCATTTCATTTGGTAGAAATCAAGAAGAACAATGGAGATACACTGGAATACCAAAATTTGTGGAAGCAAGACATGAAACCAGCTCTTCAGGACATTGTTTGGGCTTGGCAAGGTGAGCGTCAAGATCAGCAACCTGAAGATCATGGTCATCCATAG
- the LOC102700060 gene encoding adenine/guanine permease AZG1 translates to MANPIIPSSSGGDGGEARTKLGRLNAAVERSWVGRRFRLAARGTTFTTELRAGTTTFLTMAYILAVNASILSDSGATCTVDDCDAPSPACKFPPVDAGYAACVARARRDLIVATAASSVIGSFIMGSFANLPIALAPGMGTNAYFAYTVVGFHGSGTLPYRTALAAVFLEGLIFLFISVVGLRSKLAKFIPKPVRISSSAGIGLFLAFIGLQSSEGVGLVGFSSSTLVTLGACPASQRASVAPVVTFPNGTVALMPGGTVSGGILCLSGRMTSPTFWLAVVGFLIIAFCLIKNVKGAMIYGILFVTFISWPRDTGVTVFPDTPAGDESFSYFKKVVDVHRIQSTAGALDFRGATHGYFWEALFTFLYVDILDTTGGLYSMARFAGFVDDATGEFEGQYFAFMSDATAIVFGSLLGTSPVTAFIESSTGIREGGRTGLTALTAAAYFMAALFITPLLASIPSWAVGPPLVLVGVMMMRAVAEVDWPDMRQAVPAFLTLALMPLTYSIAYGLIGGIASYMLLNSWDWACDAVAMLRSRRKRAHGETTTNGAGAAAAGDNGEQRKNLEMA, encoded by the coding sequence atggcGAACCCCATCATCccgagcagcagcggcggcgacggcggggaggcgaGGACGAAGCTCGGGCGGCTCaacgcggcggtggagcggtCGTGGGTCGGGAGGCGGTTCAGGCTGGCCGCGCGCGGGACGACGTTCACCACGGAGCTCCGCGCCGGGACGACGACGTTCCTCACCATGGCCTACATCCTCGCCGTGAACGCCTCCATCCTGTCCGACTCCGGCGCCACGTGCACCGTCGACGACTGCGACGCGCCGTCCCCGGCGTGCAAGTTCCCGCCCGTGGATGCCGGGTACGCCGCCTGCGTGGCCCGGGCGCGCCGGGACCTGATCGTcgccacggcggcgtcgtcggtgATCGGCTCCTTCATCATGGGCTCCTTCGCCAACCTGCCGATCGCGCTGGCGCCGGGGATGGGCACCAATGCCTACTTCGCCTACACGGTGGTCGGGTTCCACGGCTCCGGCACGCTCCCCTACCGcaccgcgctcgccgccgtgttcCTCGAGGGGCTCATCTTCCTCTTCATCTCCGTCGTCGGGCTGCGGTCCAAGCTCGCCAAGTTCATCCCCAAGCCCGTGAGGATATCTTCGTCGGCGGGGATCGGGTTGTTCTTGGCGTTCATTGGGCTGCAGAGCAGCGAGGGAGTCGGGCTCGTCGGCTTCAGCTCGTCGACGCTGGTCACGCTCGGCGCGTGCCCGGCGTCGCAGCGCGCGTCCGTGGCGCCCGTCGTGACGTTCCCCAATGGCACGGTGGCGCTGATGCCGGGAGGGACAGTCTCCGGTGGCATACTCTGCCTCTCCGGCCGGATGACCTCCCCGACGTTCTGGCTCGCCGTCGTGGGGTTCCTGATCATCGCCTTCTGCCTCATCAAGAACGTCAAGGGCGCCATGATATACGGCATCCTCTTCGTGACCTTCATCTCCTGGCCGCGCGACACCGGCGTCACGGTGTTCCCGGACacccccgccggcgacgagagcTTCAGTTACTTCAAGAAGGTGGTCGACGTGCACCGCATCCAGTCCACCGCCGGCGCGCTCGACTTCCGCGGCGCCACCCACGGCTACTTCTGGGAGGCGCTCTTCACATTCCTCTACGTCGACATCCTCGACACCACCGGCGGGCTCTACTCCATGGCGCGGTTCGCCGGCTTCGTGGACGACGCGACGGGGGAATTCGAGGGGCAGTACTTCGCCTTCATGTCCGACGCGACGGCCATCGTGTTCGGGTCGCTGCTGGGCACGTCCCCGGTGACGGCGTTCATCGAGTCGTCGACGGGGATCCGGGAGGGCGGGCGGACGGGGCTGACGGCGCTCACTGCCGCGGCTTACTTCATGGCGGCGCTGTTCATAACACCGCTGCTGGCGTCGATCCCGTCGTGGGCGGTCGGCCCGCCGCTGGTGCTCGTCGGCGTGATGATGATgcgcgcggtggcggaggtCGACTGGCCCGACATGCGGCAGGCCGTGCCGGCGTTCCTGACGCTGGCGCTCATGCCGCTCACCTACTCCATCGCCTACGGCCTAATCGGCGGCATCGCCTCCTACATGCTGCTCAACTCGTGGGACTGGGCATGCGACGCCGTCGCGATGCTCCGCTCCCGCCGGAAAAGGGCGCACGGGGAGACGACGAccaacggcgccggcgccgccgccgccggagacaATGGGGAACAGAGGAAGAACTTGGAAATGGCTTAg